The Caldilineales bacterium region CCACTCCGTCCACCATGTCCACCGTCGTACACCTCCTTTACCCAGCGCGCTACATCGTCAGCAGTAACACACCGGCGGTCAATGAGATCCTGCCTGCGAGGATCACTTCGTTCCCAGAGCGGCAATCCTCTCTGCCTCAAAAAATCCTCATAATCCAGCTTCAACTCCTCCAAACTGGCCCGCGCCACATTGGTCAGCTTCAGCTCCATCTTCTTCGAAGTCCCCGAAGCCTGGCTTCCTTCGGCGATGTTCTGCACCCCCGAACGCGCCGCCTGGACCATCTGATCGTGGGTGCGGCTGCGCTTTTCGATATAGCGGTCGCAGAAGCGGACCGTGACATCATACACCAGTTGCGCCACCTGAAAACTCTTGAGGTTTCGGTAGCCGCCATGCTTTGGGATCAACGCTTCATTGTCTGTCATGATGCCCATTCTCTACGCGGCAAACTGATTGAGCGGCACATAATCCTTGATGTACTCAGGGATCAATGTGCGATACCTCTCCGGCACGGCCCGGAGGTCGCGCGTCGAGAAGACAGGGTTGGTGGCCAGGTCCGTAAACCGGCGGCGATCAACGCTCTCGCGCACATAGCCGTTGCTGACGTAGGCCTTGAAATAGTGTCTGATGGCCGGGATGGCCGCAGGCGACGCTGGCACGTGGTCGGCCACGAACTTGGCGAATTCCTCCTCCAGCAGTTCATCCTTGCTCTTGAAGCGCGGGATCAGGCCGAAGACGTTCTCAAGGATCTCGCGCAGGCTGACGCGCCGGTCCACCGCCGCGGCCTTGCGCAGCTTGTCGAGGGTGTAGTACTCCTCCGGTCTGTCAAAGAGCTGGC contains the following coding sequences:
- a CDS encoding four helix bundle suffix domain-containing protein, whose amino-acid sequence is MTDNEALIPKHGGYRNLKSFQVAQLVYDVTVRFCDRYIEKRSRTHDQMVQAARSGVQNIAEGSQASGTSKKMELKLTNVARASLEELKLDYEDFLRQRGLPLWERSDPRRQDLIDRRCVTADDVARWVKEVYDGGHGGRSGLSALSSSRLSTLSTTPTYPEIAANAALVLIAVACSLLGRQLAAQATAFENEGGFTERLYRIRSQKRASGPVVTPPAKPAPTTKK